From one Dysidea avara chromosome 9, odDysAvar1.4, whole genome shotgun sequence genomic stretch:
- the LOC136267572 gene encoding uncharacterized protein — translation MASNVESEEAREERLRRRRERDRLTRERETAEERHARLARRREQARNRRATRASDGNIRAISTPEQEQSLSTRRERERIVATCGMASNVESEETREERLRRRRQRDRLRRERETAEERHARLARRREQARNRRATRASDENIQAITTPEQEQSLSTRRERERLRRQNETHEERSARLSRARENYRHRRDAMNMEHSETAFDQSEEIQGKHMKMFLDLET, via the exons ATGGCTAGCAATGTGGAAAGCGAAGAAGCAAGGGAAGAGAGGCTCAGAAGAAGAAGAGAGCGTGATAGACTTACAAGAGAGAGGGAGACCGCGGAAGAAAGACACGCAAG GTTGGCTAGACGCAGAGAACAAGCCAGGAATAGACGTGCAACTAGAGCCAGTGATGGAAACATTCGAGCCATAAGTACACCTGAGCAAGAACAGAGCCTGAGCACAAGAAGGGAAAGAGAAAGAATAGTTGCCACGTGTGGCATGGCTAGCAATGTGGAAAGCGAAGAAACAAGGGAAGAGAGGCTCAGAAGAAGAAGACAGCGTGATAGACTTAGAAGAGAGAGGGAGACCGCGGAAGAAAGACACGCAAG GTTGGCTAGACGCAGAGAACAAGCCAGGAATAGACGTGCAACTAGAGCCAGTGATGAAAACATTCAAGCCATAACTACACCTGAGCAAGAACAGAGCCTGAGCACAAGAAGGGAAAGAGAAAGATTGAGAAGGCAGAACGAGACTCATGAAGAAAGATCAGCAAG ATTGTCTAGGGCTAGGGAAAATTATAGACATAGGCGAGATGCTATGAATATGGAACATTCTGAAACAGCATTTGACCAGTCAGAGGAAAT CCAGGGGAAACACATGAAAATGTTCCTCGATTTAGAAACTTGA
- the LOC136267265 gene encoding uncharacterized protein encodes MVLCVIFGCSNRSERDKHVSYYKISSVITHTNDDRDRELSTKRRDGFLAAISREDLTVEMLESDSKTDYRVCSRHFQSGKPAKLYDVTSPDWLPSINLGHSKQQQSNQQLAGNNARYERTKRRAAEQRAREENDRICSQQMEAICSSEIDLVVSGLMQEIVQQTIDEVTTIESSIVNVMDHFISDFVNEELKRVSQEAFELEILHRAEGKCECSEEIKALKDELKSCHATIDELSTKLKEHLPSFCEESVTDDEFVLYYTGLPNVQVLKAIFKYVLKTMPFEGINKLTPLQEFMCTLQKLRSNTPLQGLAYQFGVSKATVSRIISRWLVQMDLRLQDLIIWPDRDNLQKTMPICFQESFGKKVAVIIDCFEIFIDRPSNLKARASTWSNYKHRNTAKVLIGITPQGTVAFVSDAWGGRASDKYITENCGILKKLLPGDIILADRGFDIAESVGLMQAKLHIPAFTKGKSQLSPLEVEETRSIANVRIHVERVIGLVRQKFTILQSTLPIQFVATREEDDCPSIDRMIRICCALTNCCDSVVPFD; translated from the coding sequence ATGGTGCTGTGTGTGATTTTTGGCTGCAGTAATCGTTCAGAACGAGATAAGCACGTATCCTACTACAAGATATCATCTGTAATAACTCACACTAATGATGATCGTGATCGGGAGTTGTCTACAAAGAGAAGAGACGGTTTTCTTGCTGCCATTTCTAGGGAAGATTTAACAGTAGAGATGCTTGAAAGCGATTCCAAGACTGATTATAGGGTTTGTTCAAGACATTTTCAATCTGGCAAGCCAGCAAAGCTTTATGATGTGACAAGCCCAGATTGGCTCCCTTCCATCAATCTAGGCCACTCAAAGCAACAGCAGTCAAACCAGCAGTTGGCAGGTAACAATGCCAGATATGAACGTACCAAAAGAAGAGCTGCTGAGCAACGAGCAAGGGAAGAAAATGACAGGATTTGTAGCCAGCAAATGGAAGCAATTTGTTCATCAGAGATAGATTTAGTGGTTAGTGGGTTGATGCAGGAGATTGTCCAACAAACTATTGATGAAGTTACTACTATTGAATCATCTATTGTGAATGTTATGGACCATTTTATTTCTGACTTTGTAAACGAAGAATTAAAGAGAGTGTCCCAGGAAGCTTTTGAGCTAGAGATCTTACATCGAGCTGAAGGAAAGTGTGAATGCTCGGAAGAAATCAAAGCCTTAAAAGATGAACTGAAATCTTGTCATGCAACTATCGATGAACTATCAACAAAACTAAAGGAACACCTGCCTTCCTTTTGTGAGGAGTCAGTGACAGATGATGAGTTTGTGCTGTATTACACTGGGCTTCCCAATGTACAGGTCTTAAAAGCGATTTTTAAGTATGTACTGAAGACAATGCCATTTGAAGGGATCAACAAGCTGACCCCTTTGCAGGAGTTCATGTGTACCTTGCAAAAGCTTAGGTCAAATACTCCTCTACAGGGTCTAGCTTATCAGTTTGGTGTATCCAAGGCTACTGTATCAAGAATTATTTCAAGGTGGTTAGTACAGATGGATCTTAGACTCCAAGACCTGATTATTTGGCCAGATCGAGACAATTTACAAAAAACCATGCCGATTTGTTTTCAAGAAAGCTTTGGAAAAAAGGTTGCAGTTATCATTGACTGCTTTGAAATTTTTATAGACAGACCATCAAATTTAAAAGCAAGAGCTTCAACATGGTCAAATTATAAACACAGAAATACTGCTAAAGTACTGATTGGTATAACACCTCAAGGTACAGTTGCTTTTGTGTCAGATGCATGGGGAGGCCGTGCTAGTGATAAATATATTACAGAGAACTGCGGAATTTTAAAGAAACTGTTACCTGGAGACATAATCCTTGCTGACAGAGGCTTTGACATTGCTGAATCTGTTGGCTTAATGCAGGCTAAACTGCATATACCTGCATTTACCAAAGGTAAAAGTCAGCTGTCTCCATTAGAAGTGGAGGAGACAAGGTCAATTGCCAATGTTAGAATACATGTTGAGAGGGTCATTGGTTTAGTACGGCAAAAATTTACAATACTACAGAGTACTTTGCCCATACAATTTGTGGCAACTAGGGAAGAGGATGACTGTCCATCTATTGATAGAATGATCCGTATATGCTGTGCTCTAACCAACTGTTGCGATTCTGTCGTACCTTTTGACTAG
- the LOC136267264 gene encoding uncharacterized protein → MVPQMSSYFEGLLEENKRRYKSKIELINGNDPFGKIVGGEPFCGVVPVDSCDLVSYLVLKTSYMTSEQFKARKGLEAYNQFVSGWIKDVSTMEIAGKYLTTGRVRHSQRMNEKPLSCWIILKLSGEVCCAHCDCMAGLGEACSHIAAILYYLEALARMEGMRTCTQEECQWIIPSYLKKVEYLPIKEINFTSAKGKKRKLDEMIDGNSNERPLPKVAPQGKRSTETELALLFDELSCRGTKPGVLSLTSDHSAVYVPKLMCDGFPQPLTSLKQPQYVQMNYLELLEQCDSVTCTLDISGEMAAKVEQATRSQSSSKLWFKYRAGRITASRIKAVCRTNPGNPAQSLIKAICYPEAFSFTCPATKWGCKHEKDTRDMYLSASKVKHSELTVTDSGLVINSKWPHIGASPDGIINYNCHGKGVLEIKCPYCHRGTDIQSASDDHKFCLKKVNGKLFLDHAHAYYYQVQCQLHVCDVSYADFCVCTFAMDDDQGAGIHIERIFKDTSVWNECKVASEQFFKTCLLPELMGNWYTRSTVTTSNDTTVTTDSASGTSLDNSVSVTLEGADSGFTDQLTYCYCHRPEEGTMIACDNPDCPIEWFHTSCLQLTKLPKGKAKWYCPDCRILPRFLRKKVKK, encoded by the exons ATGGTGCCTCAAATGTCTTCGTATTTCGAAGGATTGCTCGAAGAAAACAAGAGACGTTATAAATCGAAGATTGAGTTAATTAATGGGAATGATCCATTCGGGAAGATTGTTGGTGGGGAGCCATTTTGTGGAGTTGTGCCGGTCGACTCGTGTGATTTAGTGTCTTATCTGGTACTCAAGACCAGTTATATGACATCCGAGCAATTTAAAGCACGTAAAGGCCTGGAAGCATACAACCAATTCGTGTCTGGTTGGATTAAAGACGTATCTACGATGGAGATAGCTGGTAAATATCTCACTACTGGCAGA GTCCGTCACTCACAAAGGATGAATGAGAAGCCCCTGAGTTGCTGGATTATTTTGAAATTATCTGGGGAAGTTTGTTGTGCCCACTGTGACTGCATGGCTGGACTGGGAGAAGCATGCAGTCATATTGCAGCCATTCTTTATTATTTGGAGGCATTAGCCAGAATGGAAGGCATGAGAACATGCACACAGGAAGAATGCCAGTGGATAATTCCATCATACTTAAAAAAAGTTGAGTACCTTCCAATTAAGGAAATAAATTTTACGTCAGCCAAAGGAAAAAAGAGAAAGCTTGATGAAATGATTGATGGCAATAGTAATGAACGACCTCTTCCAAAGGTGGCACCACAAGGAAAGAGGTCTACTGAGACTGAACTGGCGTTACTCTTTGATGAGCTTAGTTGTAGAGGAACAAAGCCAGGTGTTCTGTCTTTAACATCAGATCATAGTGCTGTATATGTACCTAAGCTGATGTGTGATGGTTTTCCTCAACCTTTAACGTCATTAAAGCAACCACAATATGTACAGATGAACTATTTAGAATTGTTAGAACAGTGCGACTCTGTTACATGTACTTTGGATATCAGTGGAGAGATGGCAGCAAAGGTTGAACAAGCTACGCGATCTCAAAGCAGTTCCAAGCTATGGTTCAAATATAGGGCAGGCCGCATTACGGCATCACGGATAAAAGCTGTTTGTCGGACGAATCCTGGAAACCCGGCTCAGTCACTGATCAAAGCTATTTGTTATCCAGAGGCTTTTAGTTTTACATGTCCTGCTACTAAATGGGGCTGCAAGCATGAGAAAGATACAAGAGATATGTATCTAAGTGCAAGTAAGGTAAAGCACAGTGAGTTAACTGTGACAGACAGTGGCTTAGTGATAAATTCTAAATGGCCTCATATTGGTGCATCACCAGATGGCATTATTAATTACAATTGCCATGGAAAGGGCGTTCTAGAAATCAAGTGTCCTTATTGCCATCGAGGAACAGATATACAAAGTGCATCGGATGACCATAAATTCTGTTTGAAAAAGGTTAATGGGAAGCTATTTCTGGACCATGCCCATGCCTACTATTATCAGGTACAATGCCAGCTTCATGTTTGTGATGTTTCTTATGCTGATTTTTGTGTGTGCACTTTTGCAATGGATGATGACCAAGGAGCAGGCATACATATTGAGCGAATTTTTAAGGATACCAGTGTCTGGAATGAGTGCAAAGTGGCATCAGAACAGTTTTTCAAGACCTGTCTGCTACCagaattaatgggtaactggtACACCAGGTCCACTGTCACCACTTCTAATGACACGACTGTTACTACAGATTCAGCTTCTGGCACTTCATTGGATAACAGTGTCAGTGTGACCCTTGAGGGTGCTGATTCAGGCTTTACTGATCAGCTGACGTATTGTTACTGCCATCGACCTGAAGAAGGCACGATGATTGCTTGTGATAACCCTGATTGTCCCATTGAATGGTTTCACACTTCTTGTCTCCAATTAACTAAACTACCGAAAGGTAAAGCTAAGTGGTACTGTCCTGACTGCCGGATCTTACCAAGGTTCTTGAGGAAAAAAGTCAAGAAGTAG